One genomic region from Nymphaea colorata isolate Beijing-Zhang1983 chromosome 10, ASM883128v2, whole genome shotgun sequence encodes:
- the LOC116262239 gene encoding uncharacterized protein LOC116262239, with the protein MAKEEGKTVLNEDLWLVEGQQERMINGPNVWNWPVAYDKLGARTIAVQSISSQEGNLNLKISVPQGYHFSKVNEAKNVLKLCDFGYAMFAGKNEITPYCFYCNFENLLRVQIKVLLCVMCMLLNRDVRVIIDWFLETAVLGLPYDHALDIWSVGCCLYELYTGKVLFPGPSNNGMLRLHMELKGPFHKKMLRKAVKRLLVNIKANDFSSLISSYTGEDPKMLANFIDLLDRIFVLDPEKRLTVSQALSHPFITGK; encoded by the exons ATGGcgaaggaggaagggaagacG GTCTTAAATGAGGATCTATGGCTTGTGGAAGGTCAGCAAGAGCGGATGATCAATGGGCCAAATGTTTGGAACTGGCCTGTGGCATATGATAAGCTTGGAGCAAG GACAATTGCAGTGCAAAGCATCTCTTCCCAGGAAGGCAACCTTAACTTGAAGATATCTGTCCCACAAGGTTATCATTTCTCGAAG gtgaATGAGGCCAAAAATGTGCTGAAACTTTGCGATTTTGGTTATGCTATGTTTGCTGGGAAGAATGAGATTACACCATA TTGTTTTTACTGCAACTTTGAAAATCTGTTGCGTGTGCAAATTAAGGTACTTCTTTGTGTGATGTGTATGCTTCTGAATCGTGATGTGAGGGTTATTATTGACTGGTTTCTTGAAACTGCAGTTCTTGGCTTGCCGTATGACCATGCTTTGGACATATGGTCAGTTGGCTGCTGCTTGTACGAGCTATATACAGGAAAGGTCCTCTTCCCTGGACCATCAAACAATGGCATGCTTCGGCTTCATATGGAGTTAAAAGgtccatttcataaaaagatGCTCAGGAAG GCCGTTAAGCGACTGCTTGTGAATATTAAGGCAAATGATTTTAGTAGTCTTATTTCAAGCTATACTGGTGAGGATCCCAAGATGCTGGCCAATTTCATAGATCTGCTTGATAGAATTTTTGTGCTCGATCCAGAGAAAAGATTGACAGTATCTCAAGCACTGAGTCATCCATTCATTACGGGCAAGTGA